The following coding sequences are from one Triticum dicoccoides isolate Atlit2015 ecotype Zavitan chromosome 4A, WEW_v2.0, whole genome shotgun sequence window:
- the LOC119289359 gene encoding acyl carrier protein 1, chloroplastic-like: protein MAAAGSAVFPAQRLQVSSRRSAACFSRQQSFPSISIRSAPTKKRFLHLACSAKQDTIDKVCGIVKKQLAVAEGTVVSGETKFADLGADSLDTVEIVMGLEEAFSITVDESSAQEIRTVEDAASLIDKLVTDKDS, encoded by the exons atggccgccgccggaTCGGCCGTCTTCCCCGCGCAGCGGCTCCAGGTAAGCAGCCGCCGGAGCGCGGCGTGCTTCTCGAGGCAGCAGAGCTTCCCGTCCATCTCGATCCGGTCGGCTCCCACCAAGAAGCGCTTCCTCCACCTGGCTTGCTCG GCCAAGCAGGACACCATCGACAAGGTCTGCGGGATCGTCAAGAAGCAGCTGGCCGTCGCCGAGGGCACCGTCGTCAGCGGAGAGACCAAGTTCGCCGACCTCGGGGCCGATTCGCTCGACACG GTTGAGATCGTGATGGGTCTGGAGGAGGCATTCAGCATCACGGTGGACGAATCGAGCGCCCAGGAGATCAGGACCGTGGAGGACGCCGCGTCTCTCATCGACAAGCTCGTGACAGACAAGGATTCTTAG
- the LOC119287285 gene encoding ATP-dependent DNA helicase 2 subunit KU80-like, protein MPPRPPPSRARTFGGINRRRRRTRRRPRREPDFPTPRGMARNKEGLVLLLDVGPSMHRALPEVENVCTTLVRKKLVFHRSDEVGVVLFGTKETHNDLARELGGYKHVLVKHDIKVVDEETKDALENLPRGTAPGDFLDAIVVGLDMLIKRFGDTKAKQRLCLITDAQHLLRDPPQGTKEDQVDTIADQMKKHDIKMDCIVFRESGVQHNSVMDENDRLLYHFRDRSVAKVVQVDTPTALLGALKTRNVLPVTIFRGDLEVSSTFKIKVWAYKKTSEEKFPTLKKYSDKAPPSDQFASHEVKVDYEYKSILEPDTVIPPDQRIKGYLYGPQVVPISSAEWEAVKFKPEKGVKLLGFADRSSIPRSYFMKDVNSFVPEPGNTKAMVAVSALARAMQEMNKVAILRCVWRQNQANVAFGVLTPNISSVNNVPDSFYFNILPFAEDIRDFPFRSFSSLPPSSQPTEEQQEAADNLVKMLDLAPPGREEILRPDFTPNPMLERFYSYLDLKSKQPDANPPPLDSCLRRITEPDPDVINYRAPLIQNLGKSFELKENPKRKKARTQERLAYTDPDDQAKSSENNAEKATAADGQAKKPEDPYAEKARAIEVMFPSTEKVGKIGDVNPVKDFEAMLAERSSSIWVQKAIEEMKKYTTNLVENSLQGDYYEKALKCFVALRKACIIEQEPEEYNQFVTKLYERLKKVDDVVKFFQLLSSKNVLLICKEEAPDSDVTEEMARSFFLKTEISSE, encoded by the exons ATGCCGCCGCGCCCTCCTCCTTCCAGAGCACGGACCTTTGGCGGCATAAACCGCCGTCGCCGTCGCACGCGCCGCCGGCCGCGCCGCGAGCCCGATTTCCCCACGCCCCGCGGCATGGCGCGCAACAAG GAAGGGCTGGTTCTGCTGCTGGATGTCGGCCCGTCGATGCACCGGGCGCTGCCGGAGGTTGAGAACGTCTGCACGACCCTCGTGCGCAAGAAG CTGGTTTTTCATAGGAGCGACGAGGTTGGCGTTGTCCTGTTTGGAACTAAAG AAACACACAATGACCTCGCGAGGGAACTTGGGGGCTATAAGCATGTGCTGGTTAAGCATGATATTAAAGTTGTTGACGAAGAAACAAAAGATGCTCTTGAAAATCTTCCTAGGGGAACTGCCCCTGGTGACT TTCTGGATGCTATTGTTGTTGGTTTGGAtatgctgataaagagattcggagaTACCAAAGCAAAACAACGTCTGTGTCTAATCACCGACGCACAACATCTGCTAAGGGATCCACCCCAAGGGACAAAAGAAGACCAGGTGGACACTATTGCAGaccagatgaaaaaacatgatattAAGATGGATTGCATTGTTTTCAGGGAATCTGGAGTTCAACACAATTCTGTAATGGATGAAAATGACCGGTTATTATATCACTTCAGAGATAGGTCGGTGGCAAAGGTAGTCCAGGTTGACACCCCGACAGCACTCTTAGGTGCTCTCAAGACAAGAAATGTACTCCCAGTTACTATCTTCAGGGGAGACCTGGAAGTGAGCTCCACTTTTAAAATCAAG GTGTGGGCGTATAAGAAAACATCTGAGGAAAAATTCCCCACTTTGAAGAAGTATTCTGATAAGGCTCCTCCAAGTGATCAGTTTGCCTCGCATGAAGTCAAAGTGGATTATGAGTACAAAAGCATTCTAGAACCAGACACAGTTATTCCACCAGATCAAAGAATCAAGGGCTATCTTTACGGTCCTCAAGTTGTTCCTATATCATCTGCTGAATGGGAGGCTGTGAAGTTCAAGCCAGAGAAAGGTGTGAAGCTTCTAGGTTTTGCAGATAGATCCAGCATACCACG GTCCTATTTTATGAAAGATGTGAACTCCTTTGTACCTGAACCGGGAAACACAAAAGCAATGGTTGCAGTCTCTGCCTTAGCTAGAGCAATGCAAGAAATGAACAAGGTTGCAATTCTGCGATGTGTGTGGAGGCAAAATCAAGCGAATGTTGCTTTTGGTGTATTGACACCAAACATCTCATCAGTGAACAATGTG CCAGATTCCTTTTACTTCAATATACTGCCTTTTGCTGAGGACATCAGAGACTTTCCATTTCGCTCCTTCAGCAGCCTGCCACCATCAtcacagcctactgaagaacagcaGGAAGCGGCAGATAATCTAGTGAAGATGTTAGATCTTGCACCACCTGGAAGGGAAGAGATCCTCAGGCCTGATTTCACACCAAACCCTATGTTGGAG AGGTTCTACAGCTACCTTGATCTGAAGTCAAAGCAGCCAGATGCAAATCCACCACCGCTCGATAGCTGTCTAAGGAGGATAACCGAGCCAGATCCTGACGTCATTAATTATCGAGCACCGTTAATCCAAAATTTAGGCAAATCTTTTGAGCTGAAGGAGAACCCCAAG AGAAAGAAAGCCCGGACACAGGAGAGATTAGCTTATACTGACCCAGATGATCAAGCTAAAAGTTCAGAAAATAATGCAGAGAAGGCTACGGCGGCAGATGGTCAAGCTAAAAAGCCAGAAGATCCTTATGCAGAGAAGGCTAGGGCGATAGAGGTTATGTTTCCTTCAACAGAGAAGGTTGGGAAGATTGGAGATGTAAATCCTGTTAAAGATTTTGAAGCCATGCTGGCAGAGAGATCTAGCTCAATATGGGTTCAGAAGGCAATTGAAGAGATGAAGAAGTACACGACCAATTTGGTAGAGAATTCTCTTCAAGGAGATTATTACGAAAAGGCACTCAAGTGTTTTGTTGCTCTGCGGAAGGCCTGTATAATCGAACAG GAGCCGGAGGAATATAACCAATTTGTGACGAAGCTTTATGAGAGACTGAAGAAGGTGGATGATGTGGTGAAGTTCTTTCAGCTTCTTTCATCCAAGAATGTTTTGCTTATATGCAAAGAAGAAGCGCCTGACAG CGATGTGACTGAAGAGATGGCGAGGAGCTTCTTCTTGAAAACCGAAATATCCTCTGAGTAG